ACAGAGAAACAAGTTGTAACCATTGATTAGAAGTACTATAATGAAAGAAATTGGAACATCAAATACTAAAGATCTTATTAGCACGATATATTCAGCAATTAAAGTGTGCTAGAATGCCTACCAGTAATCAATTTATCTGCAGTTTTGTAAAACGCTGCAAGTCACTGTTTCCAATTTACAAGAACTTTCTGCATGAGGTTTTAGTTTATTTCATCAGAAAAAATTACCAATTACGAtctgtacaaaaaaaaaatctgagacTGCAGTTGTTAGCTGCTGGAGGTTAAGAAAACTGCTAGGTGATATTACTGAGTTTGAGTCCAGCATTTCACACAGAAGAACCGAAGATTGGAACAACCATTTTGCAACCTACCGAAGATTGGAACAACCATTTGCAACCTTGTTGGCTTGCCGCAGATTTGCTTTCCTTTGGATCAGATACTGCATTGCTTCTACATTGACAGAGTTTGGCATTGTTACAGGCTTACAGCAATAATCATTTTCTGGTGGCAGTTCATCATCAGAGTTGCTCAGTTGCAAAAAAGTGTAAAATCTTATAAGTGTTGAAGAAATAATTAGTAGGAGCTCTACATTTTACAGTTAACAACTTAAAAGAATAATACCTCGACTGTACTTCGTATACATATTTTGCATTCAGCAGTTACAAAATTGAGAGACCAGATCAAATTGTTTACATACATCCTTGACCCTCTCCATACcagcaaaataaaaaataaaaaatgatttagTTTCTACACTTACAGTTACATCACTCACATACTTTGGTTCACTTTTGTATGAAAACTATGAacaaaaaagaatcaaaaaacTCCAAACAGTGTAGAGTTTCCTCGATTCATCCTTATAGAGAAAAACTTTTTTCATCTTATTGAGACACCACTAGAGTTGAGAAGCAAGGGGCAATCATCTTGTTTATGTGTCTCATTAGAACTAATCAGCGTCAAGAAGTCCTTATAGGTTTTGTGCCAGTCCTCAACCACAACATTCTTTTCCAACTCCTCTAATGCTCTACGAGCTGCTGCTCTATCTCTCTGTCTTTGCAACTTAGCTTCTCGATTCTTCCTTGAAGCAATTTCCGCGGCAGCTCTATTTTTGGCTACACATCAAGAAAAGGAGATTCAATTAGGTCCGGTAAAAAAATTATTACACAAGAATGAATGGACAATGATATACTATCCACATCACTGAATGGCATAATCGAAAACAACATATTTCTTCATACAACTGATGCTCTATCCACATCACTGAATGACATAATCGAAAACAACATATTTCTTCATACAACTGATGCTCAATCCAGAAGAACCAGAACGCCAGGCGTATTCGTTCATGGAAAATCAAGAACATAACAAAGCTACAGTTGAACACTGGACCAGCCAACTCATCTATCTCTACTGACCTTGGAGACCACAAACTGGAATCTGACCTTGTACAGATTCGATGAGATGGTGCCCCTACGTCTATTCTCTAGCTCCTAATAGTACTAGGTTTCTCATGCTTTCAGTGTAATGAATATTAGTTATCATACCTTTGTGAACATAATTTAACCAGAAGTTAATTTGGTTTTAGATGGAAAGaatgatggtgatggtggtggcggtgaaagcgatggtggtggcggtggtggaagCAATGGAGGTGGAGCATAAACTGAAAACAACATGAACTAGGCAAAATTGAATGACAAAATAAAGGTCAAGTAAATTAGTTATGGAAAGGTATGATCAATCCCAATTTGAGTTAGTGCAAGATAAATAGTTATGGTATTCAAGAATCAAGACCCAATTGAATAACAACATAAAGTGAAAACAACATGAACTGGGGTTGTTCAAATCTCAAACCTAGCTGTTGCAGTCGCATCTTCTCCATCAATACCTTCTCCTTCTGTAATCTAAGAGATTCGTTTTTCTCATCCTGAGTGTTCAGGACAGAAAGCAGATTAGTTTTAGCCCATATATTTATCAAAGTCAATTGGGGAAAAAAACAGTTACCTTTAATTCAAGCAGAATCTCTGATTTGATTATGGTACCAGAGAATCGAGCCCTCAAAAATTCAACACGAGATTGTGAATCTAAGTTGCTCAGATGCTGATTACCGAAATCCGTGAATAAACCCTAGAATTAGATCAAAACAAAAATAGATTAAATTAGAATCTCaaacaataattaaaaaaaaaacgaaatttACATCAACAAACACAAACCCTAGAACTGATACATACTTGTTGACAAGaaccaagaacatcaaccattgTTGCTGCGAATTTATCTTATGCTTAAGTGAACGAAACAGATAAAAAAGACACTTTAGGGGTTATCAGAACTAGAACTAAGAAGGGGTATTGATCGGAAGGGGTTTTAATAGCAGAGACGAAACGATACTTGTGAGCGGTTTGAAATTAGGGTTAAGGGACGCGTTTATTGGAAAACAATTTTAGTCTGATAATTGGAAACAGGGGAGAtatgtttcccgccaattttttttttttttttgtaaatatttgtATTAATATTATTACATAATTAACTAACTGGAAACTTAGCAAGCAGCGTACTACTACATaagttgaacaggttgtcgtgctagcctaccagcgagcctcatgaggaacaaAGCCGAGGGAGTCGAAGCGGATAGTGTGGCTAATGTCGTCTCAAGGGGGGTAAACTAACTCTACCGTCCATGTCAAACTCTGTAATATTGCGCCATttgggactcgaacctgggacctcctggagcgcatgaaacttcTGTGAAGCGCATGAAACCAGCTGAGCTACAAGCCGGTCATATTTATAAAAGGAAGTTTATTACCTATGATGGGTTCTAATCTGAGATTAGCCCTTTCTAGGAAATTAGTTCTTTCACAGGTGTTCATATTCTCCGTAGAGAAGTATCTAATTCTCCGAGATCGCACTTCCTTAGCAAGTCTATCTTCAAAGTCCACAAAATTTCTAGTTTTGAATATAAAGGAAACCGAATTACAACTATTAAAAGAAATTTTGCATCTATTGATGCTTGTATGAGATCTCCAAGGCTGGTCTTCAGGATTAGCTTCTCCATTCATAATCTTCACAAGCGTTTGACAGTCACTGATAAAGCAACAATTTTTGAGCTGTATATCCTTCATCCATCTAAGAGCCTCAATTCCTGCTTTAGCTTCAGCTTCTAAGGGGCAAGATGCCCAGTTTCTGCTTGCTCGACAATGTTTCTTGATTCCTGTGTTATACAGAATTGAAATCGCATAGCCTATAGTAAAGTCAGCTtccaagaatgaagtatcaagaTGAATAAACCAATCAAAGACACTATTGTCCTTTATATAAGTAACATTGCACACATTTCTGACAGATATAGAGTTGCACCTAACTGAAGTGTCCATGGAGATATCACGATTCTGGTGGGAAGCTTTAATAGAATCAATTAACTTTCGTGGCACTGGCAAAACATATTATCAAAGTTCACACTATTTCTAAATTTCCAAGTAGACCAAATGATGAAGGAGATTTTATCATTGCTATCGTTAAAAACTTTATTGTTCATCCAAAACTTAAACCAAAGTAAGATATCATTTTGACCTTCATACTTGTAAATATTATTCAAACCAAAGGAGTCCTGGACTTTTTTAGTGAAAGGGCAATTAACAAACAAATGCATTTCATCTTCAAGAGTATGACCATCACAAAGTAAACAGAAGGGATTAATATCTTTAACATATTTAGACATTTTGCGCTCTAAGGACAGAGCACCAGAAACAAACTTCCAACAAAACA
This genomic stretch from Papaver somniferum cultivar HN1 chromosome 5, ASM357369v1, whole genome shotgun sequence harbors:
- the LOC113278020 gene encoding uncharacterized protein LOC113278020: MVDVLGSCQQGLFTDFGNQHLSNLDSQSRVEFLRARFSGTIIKSEILLELKDEKNESLRLQKEKVLMEKMRLQQLAKNRAAAEIASRKNREAKLQRQRDRAAARRALEELEKNVVVEDWHKTYKDFLTLISSNETHKQDDCPLLLNSSGVSIR